A window of the Apostichopus japonicus isolate 1M-3 chromosome 8, ASM3797524v1, whole genome shotgun sequence genome harbors these coding sequences:
- the LOC139970665 gene encoding xanthine dehydrogenase/oxidase-like isoform X3 produces MEISDPEVDPSKTLSSYLRLNLDLKGTKVACQEGGCGACTVMVSSVNVTTGNILHTAVNSCLTPICSVYGMAITTIEGIGSVKKLHPVQERIAKAHGSQCGFCTPGFVMSMYTLLRNNPEPTMEEIETAIEGNLCRCTGYRPIIEGFRTFTKGNCDQRCTVGRCCQDNLLDSRQDGIKLTSTLFRPQEFIPYDPTQDIIFPPELMINQKEQQTSDECLIFTSRRVKWLRPLTLKSLLQAKERHPSAKLVIGNTDVGVEVKYSDKFYPIVIHAKHIPEMNQLKSVSDGIFIGSAITVTKLTKFIDEQMSCLNDSKATVLQAIKEMLSWFAGMQIRNVASVGGNIMSASPVSDLTTLFMASGATLHVASIKGSRTLALDDKFLIGQRKTAVRPNEVLIGVQVPFTKKNEFFYSFKQSRRKEDPVAVVKAGMMVAFKENTNVVSAIRVAFAGVAETVKLAERTMSELVGKAWTDDLLTLANKKLLEDYPLTPEAAGGMTKYRHSLVLGFFFKFYLRVLMSLNNTKLQIMSEIQPIPETWHSAVDGLSKRSYKSTQLFQEVPSSQSNMDPVGRPIVTISSIQQATGEARYLDDIPEVKGTLYLALVQSRSPHGIIRSIDFEAALSVEGVVDVVTAKDVPGRNTFGILSEDEELFATEKVHCIGQTVAGVLAKDEDTARRAAKLVKVEYENLEPVFTIKEAIAKGNILGEPVIITSGDPDNGLEMSDHVIEGEIAVGAQEHFYMETQRCMVIPQGEHDEIEVILSTQCLSPVQAAIVSALGIPSNRIVCKSKRVGGAFGGKAYRSTPYATVTAVAAVKVGSPVRLILDRHEDMISSGTRHPYLVKYKVGFTDHGRLTAVDVTYYANIGFVLDISQSVMVTSLLKFENAYKIPNVRVTGIFCRTNIPSCTAFRAFGAPQAMIATETWMNDIARICGISPEKVRELNFYKEGDATHHSQVLHGVTLSRCWEQCLTQSNLATRRISVDNFNKDNRWKKRGLAIVPVKYGIAYIGLVKFMNQGGACVHIYKDGAVLLSHGGIEIGQGMYTKMHQVASRTLGIPMDKFHTIDTATDKVPNTSGTAASTGTDLNGMAVKNACLKIMDRLKPIVDKNPSGTWEDWISEAYHSRISLSATGFWRTPDLGYDLQTNQGNNFNYFCYGAAASEVEIDCLTGDHVTLRTDIVMDVGDSLNPAIDVGQIEGAFMQGYGLFLLEDYRINSAGQLLTIGPSAYKIPTVRNTPVEFNVSLLHNAANPRSVYSSKGVGEPPLFLASSVYFAVKEAISSARLDAHLPVEFRLDSPAIPERIRLACQDSILGELPEEETSSPFFLRP; encoded by the exons ATGGAG atttCAGATCCAGAAGTTGATCCATCGAAGACTCTCTCATCTTATCTTCGGTTGAATT TGGATCTAAAAGGAACAAAAGTAGCCTGCCAGGAAGGAGGATGTGGTGCCTGCACAGTGATGGTATCCTCGGTCAACGTGACGACTGGCAACATTCT ACATACAGCAGTAAATTCTTGTCTTACGCCTATTTGCAGTGTCTATGGCATGGCTATTACTACAATAGAAGGAATTGGGAGCGTCAAGAAGCTTCATCCCGTACAG GAGAGGATAGCTAAAGCCCATGGATCCCAGTGTGGGTTTTGCACCCCTGGATTTGTCATGTCTATGTACACCTTGCTTCGCAACAACCCAGAGCCCACAATGGAGGAAATCGAGACAGCCATAGAGGGCAACCTCTGTCGATGCACAGGGTATCGACCAATCATAGAAGGCTTCCGGACGTTTACAAAG GGAAACTGCGATCAGAGATGTACTGTGGGAAGGTGCTGCCAGGACAATTTGTTGGATAGTCGACAAGACGGTATCAAG CTGACGTCGACTTTGTTCAGACCACAGGAGTTTATTCCGTACGATCCTACACAAGACATTATATTCCCGCCAGAACTCATG ATAAACCAAAAAGAACAACAAACAAGTGATGAATGTCTTATCTTTACATCAAGGAGGGTCAAATGGCTCCGGCCTTTGACCCTCAAATCTTTACTGCAAGCAAAAGAGAGACATCCTTCGGCAAAGTTGGTGATTGGAAATACAGATGTTG GTGTGGAGGTAAAATATTCGGATAAATTTTATCCGATCGTCATCCACGCAAAGCACATCCCCGAGATGAATCAGCTGAAATCTGTGTCAGATGGAATCTTCATCGGATCTGCGATCACCGTCACGAAGCTCACCAAGTTCATCGACGAACAAATGTCGTGCTTGAATG ATTCCAAGGCTACAGTCCTGCAGGCTATCAAGGAGATGTTGAGTTGGTTTGCTGGTATGCAAATTCGCAATGTGGCT TCTGTTGGTGGTAACATCATGTCAGCCAGTCCCGTGTCTGACCTCACCACACTCTTCATGGCATCGGGAGCCACTTTGCATGTCGCTTCCATCAAAG GAAGCCGAACTTTAGCGTTGGATGACAAATTTCTTATCGGACAGAGGAAGACAGCTGTTCGTCCAAATGAAGTCTTGATCGGAGTTCAGGTTCCTTTTACAAAGAAG AATGAATTTTTCTACAGTTTCAAGCAATCGAGAAGGAAGGAAGATCCCGTAGCAGTCGTCAAGGCAGGTATGATGGTGGCTTTCAAAGAGAATACCAACGTCGTATCGGCAATAAGAGTCGCCTTCGCTGGCGTGGCAGAGACCGTCAAGCTGGCTGAAAGGACTATGTCAGAGTTAGTAGGAAA AGCCTGGACTGATGATCTGTTGACATTGGCTAATAAGAAACTCTTAGAAGATTACCCTTTGACCCCCGAAGCTGCTGGTGGCATGACAAAATACAGACACTCATTGGTCCTTGgattcttcttcaaattttatTTGCGGGTTTTGATGAGTCTGAACAATACGAAG TTACAGATTATGTCCGAAATACAGCCAATTCCTGAAACATGGCACTCTGCTGTTGATGGCTTATCCAAACGTTCTTACAAGAGCACACAACTCTTTCAG GAGGTGCCATCCTCTCAAAGTAATATGGATCCTGTTGGGAGACCTATAGTGACCATTTCATCTATTCAACAAGCTACAGGAGAGGCTAGATATTTGGATGATATTCCTGAAGTTAAAG GTACCTTGTATTTAGCTCTGGTTCAAAGCAGGTCTCCTCATGGAATCATCAG GTCAATAGATTTTGAGGCTGCCCTCTCTGTGGAAGGCGTGGTCGATGTGGTTACAGCTAAGGACGTCCCCGGAAGGAATACCTTTGGTATATTATCAGAGGACGAAGAACTGTTTGCCACAGAAAAG GTTCATTGCATTGGTCAGACTGTAGCAGGAGTTCTTGCCAAAGATGAAGATACAGCTAGGAGAGCTGCTAAACTAGTTAAGGTGGAGTACGAGAACCTAGAACCAGTCTTCACTATCAAG GAAGCCATTGCAAAAGGCAATATTTTGGGTGAACCTGTCATCATTACGAGTGGCGACCCTGATAACGGTCTCGAGATGTCCGATCACGTGATCGAAGGAGAGATTGCGGTCGGTGCTCAAGAGCATTTTTACATGGAGACACAAAGATGTATGGTGATACCTCAAGGAGAGCATGATGAAATTGAGGTCATCTTATCGACGCAATGTCTATCTCCGGTGCAG GCCGCCATAGTTTCAGCACTTGGCATTCCGAGCAACAGGATCGTCTGCAAATCCAAGAGGGTAGGTGGTGCTTTCGGAGGCAAAGCCTACCGTTCCACGCCCTATGCAACTGTCACGGCTGTAGCAGCAGTCAA GGTCGGATCCCCGGTCAGATTAATTCTGGACAGACACGAAGACATGATCAGCTCTGGGACCCGTCATCCTTACTTGGTCAAGTACAAAGTAGGATTCACTGACCACGGCAGGCTGACCGCTGTAGACGTTACCTACTACGCCAACATTGGCTTTGTGCTCGATATATCACAATCT GTCATGGTTACATCCTTACTGAAGTTTGAGAATGCTTACAAGATACCCAATGTTAGAGTGACTGGTATCTTTTGCAGAACCAACATTCCCTCGTGCACTGCCTTTAGAGCATTTGGTGCACCGCAGGCGATGATCGCCACGGAAACATGGATGAACGACATCGCCCGGATTTGTGGGATATCACCAGAAAAG GTTCGAGAACTGAATTTCTACAAGGAGGGAGATGCGACCCATCACAGCCAAGTTCTTCACGGTGTTACGTTATCCCGTTGCTGGGAGCAGTGCCTCACCCAGAGTAACCTTGCCACCAGGAGAATAAGTGTGGATAACTTCAACAA GGACAACAGATGGAAGAAAAGAGGTCTGGCAATAGTTCCGGTCAAATACGGGATCGCATATATCGGTTTGGTCAAGTTTATGAACCAG GGAGGTGCCTGCGTGCATATCTACAAGGATGGTGCGGTCCTGTTGTCCCACGGTGGAATCGAGATAGGTCAGGGGATGTACACTAAGATGCATCAGGTCGCCAGCCGAACTTTGGGAATTCCCATGGATAAATTCCATACCATCGACACAGCTACTGACAAAGTCCCTAACACATCGGGGACGGCAGCCAGTACCGGAACGGATTTGAATGGCATGGCAGTCAAG AATGCTTGTTTGAAAATCATGGATAGATTGAAACCTATTGTCGATAAGAATCCTTCTGGAACCTGGGAGGATTGG ATCTCTGAGGCCTATCATTCTCGAATCAGTCTATCAGCTACTGGGTTCTGGAG GACCCCTGACTTGGGTTACGACTTGCAAACCAATCAAGGAAACAATTTTAATTACTTTTGTTACGGGGCTGCAGCATCTGAGGTAGAGATAGACTGCTTGACGGGAGACCACGTGACCCTAAGAACGGATATCGTAATGGATGTGGGAGATAGCCTCAACCCAGCTATTGATGTCGGCCAG ATTGAAGGAGCATTCATGCAAGGCTATGGGTTGTTCCTATTGGAGGACTACCGTATCAACTCTGCTGGTCAACTTCTCACTATAGGACCCTCTGCGTACAAGATTCCAACCGTCAGGAACACTCCTGTAGAGTTTAATGTATCTCTACTGCATAATGCTGCAAATCCGAGATCAGTTTACTCATCAAAG GGTGTCGGTGAGCCTCCTCTTTTCTTGGCATCGTCTGTGTACTTTGCTGTGAAGGAAGCGATTTCATCAGCGAGGCTGGACGCACATCTGCCCGTAGAGTTTAGATTGGATTCACCAGCAATACCAGAGAGAATCAGACTGGCATGTCAAGATTCTATCCTCGGGGAG TTACCTGAAGAAGAGACAAGTAGCCCTTTCTTCCTCAGACCGTAA